A stretch of DNA from Triticum dicoccoides isolate Atlit2015 ecotype Zavitan chromosome 2A, WEW_v2.0, whole genome shotgun sequence:
AAACAGAGTTTGAAGGAGAGGGGACGGGCCGATCGTTCTCACTACGGGGCGACCGGTCGCGCCCTTTGGTTGCGTCCAATCCTATACTACTACAATAATCCCGCGAACCCGCTCCGGTGGACTTCTGGTGGGAACACGTGCCGGGCGGACAGTCTGAACGGCTACGCCGTCCGATTATCCTATCCAGCAATTTGTCGCCGTCTAAAATACTTCTCCCGGATGAACTCATGCGGCGACTGATCCCGGTGCCCGCACGTCATACACGTTGTCTTGAGGATACTCAAAGATTCCGACGAGCGAGCTGTCAACGAGAGTTAAAAGATTCCCACGTAAATCTCAACTGGCATTCGTAAATCTCAAAAGCCACTATATATACACGGCCGCACGGACCACAAGCCCACAGATCCCGCCCCGCCTCCTCCCCTCGCCTTGGCCGCCACCGCCGAGATTGTCTCGTCTGCCCCTCCTCCCTCCGGTCAGTGCTCTGCTCTCCCCTAACCCGCCTCTTCTTCTCCGAGTTCCTCGCCCCGTCCCGGTCTCCGTTCGTTTTCTCCTCGCAACCCGACGGCGACGGGGTCCAACCAACGAGGCCTGCTGGTACTGGACTTTTCTTGGATtgggtttctcttttttttttttggcAAGTAATCCTAGTGGTTTTGATTGGAGTTGGATGGGTTGTCATTTTCTTTCACGGGTTTCTTGGGGATCGATTCTTTCTTTTCGCCGGCAGCGAGCAATCATAACCCAAATCAATGCGCTATTACTTGCCGATTTGGTTGCTGCGTGCTGTCCGTAGTCGTTCGATCGTGCTCGCACGAGGTCGATCTACGTTGATGCTGTAATGGAGTTTACAAAGAAGTCCACCGCTGGGACAAAGATGGAACGGCTCCAATCCAGGCGGCGCTAAATCAGATTCACGGCATGAATTGGTCGCTTCCTAGGTTCCGAGGGCCGGATTCCTACTGTAAGTGACCAGGGAGTTGGTGCCTTCAAGGTTCAAACTCCAGTTTTAGATGCCTGCGGATTTAGACACTTCTATAAAGTCAGATAGCGGAACTAGTTTCTTGTTTCTTTTTTTAGAAACGAATTAGTTTCTTGTTGTGTGCAAGTGTCTAGCATCTTGCAACGAACTCTGTCGCCGAGCCAAAGTTTTGTTTGCGCTGCGCAGGCGTCTACTTCTTTATCTGAAACTCTGACGAACAAAATCTTCAGGTGTTGAAACACCAGTTTCATGCCTTTTTTAGTCCTCGTCTCTGAACCAGTTGCATACAACTCTTTGCAGTGCTGCCGTCTTTGATTAGGTAGGTGAACTCGGTTATCATGGGCCTCGAGGTAGCAGGTGGCGGGGAAGCCGCAGTTAAGGTACTTTCTTTCGTTCCCTGATGGTTCTTGCAGTACGGTTCTTAACTTTGATTTGATGATTTTGTACTGACTGCTGCTACTTTTGGTTGTGTTTGACAGGGGAAGTTCTGGGGTATAGTTGTCTGTTTTTTCTTGGGAAATGGAAGCCTATTTGCCTGGAACAGTATGCTTACCATCGAGGATTACTATGTCTCTCTGTTCCCGGTATGTGCTTGTTTGTGAAACTCAGTTGATCTTTCTTTGTTGAAATCTGTATGCAAAAATGTGCCTCGTTCCTTTTCTCTGAATGTTGCAGTAGATTGTTTAATTGATGCTCTGAATGAAACCAGTTTTCAGTAGCATAGCACTTCTTTTTATGTAAGCTAAAAGCGTCCTTCTGGATTAGCTTGGAGTGTTTGGGTAAATTAAGAATTGGTAGTTTTACTCATTTTAATGACACAGTTTATCATTTCTACCTTACACTGTCTTAACTTGTTGAACTGAGATGCCGATTTGATCCCTTCGTTTGCAGAATTTGTTGTGTTTCAAACATTCAGATTTTATTACGTACAATGACATTTGGCCTACGATATCTATCTGCAGAATTACCATCCGACAAGAGTTCTTACACTAGTATACCAGCCTTTTGCCTTTGGACTCACCTGCTTCTTTGCATACTATGAAGCAACGATGAACACGAGGAAGAGAAATCTAGCTGGTTTTGCACTTTTCTTCCTTAGCTCTTTCGCGTTAATATTGGTAAGTATATTGGGTATTGCCTTTTGCCTGGAAGGAAAAGAATAACATTGATGTGCCAGTATGGCAGCTCATGTAAATCATTTTTCTTATTGTAGCTGGACGTTGGTACTAAAGGACATGGTGGAATTCCAGCATACATTGGTGTATGCATAATCAGTGCCTTTTTTGGGACATCTGATGCTCTTGTTCAAGGTGGCTTGGTTGGCGACCTTTCTTTGATGTGCCCGGAGTTCATTCAGGTTAGTTTTTGGTCTATTACTGTacttttttttttgaattgtttggattgcttaccacatgtgtcacgtggtGATCTATTACTGAACTTTGTGATGTTCGTGGTTAACTTTTTTATGTCTCAGACTGAGAATAATTTACCTTTCATGACGTAAATCATCTGTTGGAATTGCAGTCCTTCCTGTCAGGCTTGGCTGCATCAGGAGTTATAACATCAGCTTTGAGACTAATTACAAAGGCAGCTTTCGAGAACTCACAAAATGGTCTTCGAAATGGAGCTAGTACGTCGAAATCTCATCAACatatattattatttttggataATGGGAGACATCTCTGCCAACCTATATGAGCACACAACCCAATCTCATGAACAAATGCAGATCAGTAAAATTGTGATAAAAATTTAAGAATAGAAGAATGCTATAAATCCACtatgatcataacagtcatcagtgACAACGTGAAGAAATCCATTTCAGAACTTGCTCATATATCTTTCTACTAGAATGTTTAGGTGCTTGTTACAATCTTACTTGCAGATCTCCTAAAATATTGCACCATGCATGTGCATAACCAATCCATGTATGATTTTTTGTGCAGTGCTATTCTTCTCGGTAACATGCATGTTCGAGCTAGCTTGCCTCCTCCTATATGCATTTGTCTTTCCCAAATTACCCATCGTGAAGTACTACCGCCAAAAGGCAGCCTCTGAAGGGAGCAAGACTGTTGGCAGCGACCTTGCTGCTGCAGGAATCAAAACTGATCAAGATAGGCAGGTTTGTCTCTCTGATCATACCAATGCCTACAATGAATCTTCTACGACTTTGCCATGAGAATGAAATGTTGATATACTGATTCGCAGGTTGAGGAGGATCCCCAAAAGCACGAACGTTTAAGCACCAAGGAGCTGCTGATGCAGAATATAGACTATGCTTTGGATATCTTCCTGATATACGTCTTGACTCTATCAATCTTCCCTGGATTTTTATCCGAAGATACTGGATCACATGGCCTGGGAACATGGTAATCTTTCTTGCACTTGTACCTGGCACCTACTTCTGCAGAATTTACCTGGGAGTATTGTCCAGTATCTGACATGTCATTGTTCTGATAAAATTTAGGTACGCGCTTGTGCTGATCACGATGTACAATGTGTTAGATCTGATTGGTAGGTACCTACCACTGATCAAATGCCTGAAGCTGACGAACCGGAAGGGCCTGATGGTTGCCATCTTGGCGCGCTTCCTGTTCATCCCTGCGTTCTACTTCACGGCCAAGTATGGCGACCAAGGGTACATGATCTTCCTCACGTCCTTTCTGGGACTGACCAACGGCTACCTCACCGTGTGCGTCCTCGCCGAAGCGCCAAATGGGTACAAGGCAAGTCTCCTTCCTCGCCGATGCAAACATAGTAATGCAGTGTTCAGAAAGAAAACGTTTGTTCCTTGTCGATGCAAACATCATAGTACAGTATTCAGAAGGAATAATGTTTGTCATGAGGATCTGAGCTGTATGCTGAACATTGGTTTTTGGTTGTGCAGGGGCCAGAGCAGAATGCTCTGGGGAACGTGCTCGTGGTGTGCCTCCTCGGCGGCATATTCTCCGGCGTCGTGCTCGACTGGATGTGGCTGATAGGCAAGGGCTGGTAGTCGAGCACTCTCCGCTGTTCGGTCTGCGCGATTCGTTCGGTGTCGGGCGGGAGGCGCGCTAATGCTGGCGGTCTTTCGCGCTCCATAGGTAGATAGGTGGTTGCCGAAACAAGGATGCTGCAGTACAGTGGTGTATTCCGAGTGGTTGTTTGTCTTCTTTCTCAAAAGAGATTTTAAATGTTATGGTCTGTCCATGTTTGTAAATAACTTGGCCGCGACATGCAAACATATCATTACTAGCTTCCCTTTTTTGCTTAGCCGCTTGGGCTGTCTTCCCCTGCTTACCGTATTGGACGGCATATTCTTCAGAAACAAGAAGGGAGTTTGTTCATTCAGACTTGTGGGATAGTGTTAGTTTTGCATTCATTCAGTCGTAACGTaaagcatggcattgtgttgtggcGCCAGTGATATACGATCGGTCCCGGTATCCTTGCTGTGTTGAGAGGAAATGAGGGCACATCAGCTCGGGCATTGTATGGGAGCTTGGGACCAAGATACAGCATCGGACATGAGGTCCCTTTGCTCCTTTGTTGTTAGTGTTGGCCACATCACACGATGGTGTTGTCCTACAGAGAACCGGAAAGCACAAGGTGGTGTGGGCGTTGGCAAGTGGGCGTGGGGCCCTGCCTGCTTGTTCTTGGGATTGCATGCCAACTGGTGCCAAGTCATACCTTTCTTTTTCTACTGCCACCGTCGTGATTTATAAGTCCCCTTTATATTttgttgtgtcaaattttgactagagatttaactaaaaaaatattaATACATGTCACCAAAATTAttttgttggattcgtatttgaacatagtttttaattatattattttttatgacatgcattaacattttattaattaaatttatgatcaaagtttGACACAGAATATAAATGGGACTAATAAAGGTAGTCCTCAGAGCATCTACAGCAGGGTGCCTCAAATGCCCGGGCGGCCCACCCAGTTACTGACTGTTCATGATTTTTCGACCAAGACGGGcccctcaaacgggcctcaaacgcccgggctgaccggcacctcTCATATCCGGCCCAAAATATGGGGCGGATACGGGGGCGCCCGGGCACGCTCGCCACCGGTCTGACGCCGGGGTCCCACACGAAAACGCTCGAAAACCCAGTGGTCCG
This window harbors:
- the LOC119354165 gene encoding equilibrative nucleotide transporter 3-like translates to MGLEVAGGGEAAVKGKFWGIVVCFFLGNGSLFAWNSMLTIEDYYVSLFPNYHPTRVLTLVYQPFAFGLTCFFAYYEATMNTRKRNLAGFALFFLSSFALILLDVGTKGHGGIPAYIGVCIISAFFGTSDALVQGGLVGDLSLMCPEFIQSFLSGLAASGVITSALRLITKAAFENSQNGLRNGAMLFFSVTCMFELACLLLYAFVFPKLPIVKYYRQKAASEGSKTVGSDLAAAGIKTDQDRQVEEDPQKHERLSTKELLMQNIDYALDIFLIYVLTLSIFPGFLSEDTGSHGLGTWYALVLITMYNVLDLIGRYLPLIKCLKLTNRKGLMVAILARFLFIPAFYFTAKYGDQGYMIFLTSFLGLTNGYLTVCVLAEAPNGYKGPEQNALGNVLVVCLLGGIFSGVVLDWMWLIGKGW